From a single Raphanus sativus cultivar WK10039 chromosome 3, ASM80110v3, whole genome shotgun sequence genomic region:
- the LOC108845909 gene encoding HVA22-like protein e, with protein MTKLWTFLSALHSIAGPVVMLLYPLYASVLAIESPSKADDEQWLAYWILYSFLTLSELILQSLLEWIPIWYTAKLMLVAWLVLPQFRGAAFIYNRVVREQFRKYGILKPKVQHQTQ; from the exons ATGACTAAGCTTTGGACTTTCCTCTCTGCTCTTCATTCCATAGCTGG TCCTGTGGTGATGCTGCTTTATCCGTT ATATGCGTCGGTGCTAGCAATAGAGAGCCCATCAAAAGCAGATGATGAGCAGTGGCTTGCCTATTGGATTCTCTACTCTTTCTTAACTCTCTCGGAACTCATCCTTCAGTCTCTCCTAGAGTG GATACCGATATGGTACACGGCGAAGCTAATGTTGGTGGCATGGTTGGTTTTGCCGCAATTCAGAGGAGCTGCTTTCATATACAACAGAGTCGTGAGGGAACAGTTTAGGAAGTATGGCATCCTCAAACCGAAG GTACAGCACCAGACTCAGTGA
- the LOC108844174 gene encoding heavy metal-associated isoprenylated plant protein 7 isoform X2, producing the protein MGEEDKKKTEEKMEKKAEEPQVKKPDDKKEEEKKKEPQEIVLKIFMHCEGCAKKIHRCLKGFEGVEDVTTDCKTSKVVVKGEKADPLKVLQRLQRKSHRPVDLLSPIPEPKPVSDEPEKKEEKPKPQEKKEEVVTVVLRVHMHCEACAMEIQKRIMRMKGVESVEPDFKASQVSVKGVFTPEKLVEYVNKKIGKHAAVVKQDPSPKPPEKEKETKDKDEKKKEEEQPKEKKEAKEDGGGVAKSAAGDGGAAAGEGDKVVDLKKNEYQYQPPRYPVEMFAYPPQIFSDENPNACTMM; encoded by the exons ATGGGAGAG GAAGATAAGaagaaaacagaagaaaaaatggAGAAAAAAGCTGAAGAACCACAAGTGAAAAAACCCGATgataagaaagaagaagagaagaagaaagagccTCAAGAGATTGTTCTTAAGATCTTTATGCATTGTGAAGGTTGTGCTAAAAAGATTCATAGATGTCTTAAAGGCTTTGAAG GAGTGGAGGATGTAACAACTGATTGTAAAACTAGTAAAGTTGTGGTGAAAGGAGAGAAGGCAGATCCACTAAAAGTGTTGCAGAGATTGCAAAGAAAGAGCCACCGTCCAGTGGACCTCCTTTCTCCTATCCCAGAGCCTAAACCGGTTTCAGATGAACCTGAGAAAAAGGAGGAAAAACCAAAACCtcaagagaaaaaagaagag GTAGTGACAGTGGTACTGAGAGTTCACATGCATTGTGAAGCATGTGCCATGGAGATCCAAAAGAGAATCATGAGAATGAaag GAGTGGAGTCTGTGGAACCAGATTTTAAAGCATCACAAGTGAGTGTGAAAGGAGTTTTTACACCGGAAAAGCTAGTTGAGTACGTTAACAAGAAAATCGGGAAGCATGCTGCGGTTGTCAAGCAAGATCCGTCCCCAAAACCACcggagaaagaaaaagaaacaaaagacaaagacgagaagaaaaaggaagaggaacaacccaaagaaaaaaaagaggcaAAAGAAGACGGTGGTGGAGTGGCCAAATCGGCGGCCGGAGATGGGGGTGCTGCAGCGGGGGAAGGTGACAAAGTGGTGGATTTAAAGAAGAATGAGTATCAATACCAGCCACCGAGGTATCCTGTGGAGATGTTTGCTTATCCACCACAGATATTCAGTGATGAGAACCCCAACGCTTGTACCATGATGTAG
- the LOC108844174 gene encoding heavy metal-associated isoprenylated plant protein 7 isoform X1, giving the protein MGEEDKKKTEEKMEKKAEEPQVKKPDDKKEEEKKKEPQEIVLKIFMHCEGCAKKIHRCLKGFEGVEDVTTDCKTSKVVVKGEKADPLKVLQRLQRKSHRPVDLLSPIPEPKPVSDEPEKKEEKPKPQEKKEEQVVTVVLRVHMHCEACAMEIQKRIMRMKGVESVEPDFKASQVSVKGVFTPEKLVEYVNKKIGKHAAVVKQDPSPKPPEKEKETKDKDEKKKEEEQPKEKKEAKEDGGGVAKSAAGDGGAAAGEGDKVVDLKKNEYQYQPPRYPVEMFAYPPQIFSDENPNACTMM; this is encoded by the exons ATGGGAGAG GAAGATAAGaagaaaacagaagaaaaaatggAGAAAAAAGCTGAAGAACCACAAGTGAAAAAACCCGATgataagaaagaagaagagaagaagaaagagccTCAAGAGATTGTTCTTAAGATCTTTATGCATTGTGAAGGTTGTGCTAAAAAGATTCATAGATGTCTTAAAGGCTTTGAAG GAGTGGAGGATGTAACAACTGATTGTAAAACTAGTAAAGTTGTGGTGAAAGGAGAGAAGGCAGATCCACTAAAAGTGTTGCAGAGATTGCAAAGAAAGAGCCACCGTCCAGTGGACCTCCTTTCTCCTATCCCAGAGCCTAAACCGGTTTCAGATGAACCTGAGAAAAAGGAGGAAAAACCAAAACCtcaagagaaaaaagaagag CAGGTAGTGACAGTGGTACTGAGAGTTCACATGCATTGTGAAGCATGTGCCATGGAGATCCAAAAGAGAATCATGAGAATGAaag GAGTGGAGTCTGTGGAACCAGATTTTAAAGCATCACAAGTGAGTGTGAAAGGAGTTTTTACACCGGAAAAGCTAGTTGAGTACGTTAACAAGAAAATCGGGAAGCATGCTGCGGTTGTCAAGCAAGATCCGTCCCCAAAACCACcggagaaagaaaaagaaacaaaagacaaagacgagaagaaaaaggaagaggaacaacccaaagaaaaaaaagaggcaAAAGAAGACGGTGGTGGAGTGGCCAAATCGGCGGCCGGAGATGGGGGTGCTGCAGCGGGGGAAGGTGACAAAGTGGTGGATTTAAAGAAGAATGAGTATCAATACCAGCCACCGAGGTATCCTGTGGAGATGTTTGCTTATCCACCACAGATATTCAGTGATGAGAACCCCAACGCTTGTACCATGATGTAG